ATTGGTTATTTGAACTAACGTCGGATAATCATTTATCAAAGGTCATTCAAACATTAAAAGGTCGAAGCGCTAGGCTTATAAATCAACATGACGAGGGGCAGAGGTTTGCATGGCAACGCGGTTTTTATGATCACGCAATAAGAACGGAAGAAAGTTTATTGTCCGTATCACGGTATATTGTTGCCAATCCATTACGAGCAGGTTTAGTTGATAACGTAGGTGATTATTCATTATGGGATTCAGTATATTTGCATGAAAATGAATAGACGACTTACAGGAAGGATAGCTCTGTAGGGGCGACTTCAGTCGCCAAAAACCCCACGGCAAAACAATATTTTTTGGTACCCATTTATAATAAGGCGAATAAATTCGCCTCTACGTTGGATGTGCAGTAATTAATAGACGACTTACAGAAAGGATAGGCTCTGTAGGGGCGACTTCAGTCGCCAAGCACCATCCGTGTAAATTACTCCTGTCTCATGTTGCATCCATTTTCGAGCGAATAAATTCGCCCCTACATCGGATGTGCAGTAATTAATAGACGACTTACAGGAAGGATAGCTCTGTAGGGGCGACTTCAGTCGCCAAAAAAACCACGGCAAAACAATATTTTTTGGTACCCATTTATAATAAGGCGAATAAATTCGCCTCTACGTCGGATGTGCGGGTAATTAATAGATGACTTACAGGAGATGTCGGCCCTGTAGGTGCTGGTTCAGTCGTACAAACCCGAATCCAAACCCAGCCACGGTAAGCTATCCCACTCTCATGACATTAATTATTAAGTATTTTAATAAATAAATTAAAGTTAATTTTTCTGCTGCCGTTAAGGTGTGTAGAACGGGAACTTGATGCACTACTGATAGTTTCACATCTTATAATTAATTAACGCATTACATTTTTCGTAAGCAGGAGTTTTAACATGGCTATTTCAGTAATTACTAACACATCATCTCTAAACGCTC
The DNA window shown above is from Colwellia psychrerythraea 34H and carries:
- a CDS encoding REP-associated tyrosine transposase, which encodes MSRTNLTKGRTSLKHHIYHVITCTKNRQPFFNDFECARFLINEMTNLVEQKEINSITWVIMPDHLHWLFELTSDNHLSKVIQTLKGRSARLINQHDEGQRFAWQRGFYDHAIRTEESLLSVSRYIVANPLRAGLVDNVGDYSLWDSVYLHENE